In Pleurodeles waltl isolate 20211129_DDA chromosome 5, aPleWal1.hap1.20221129, whole genome shotgun sequence, the DNA window ATTCAATACTTTTGTTTAATAGCATTCTTTAAGGATCAGAGTTAGTTGAATATTCCTCCTCAAACTTAGAATAAAACTCATTAGGCTTTGGATATATACAAATTGCTTCCTGGATTCTGGGTTGGATGATTGTGTAATTGGTTTAAGATGctccattttcagtttactgtctTCTTTGGAATTTGTGTGACCCAAGTACTCATCACATCACACACTTCTCCAACCTGAGTGTTAAACCTCTCTCCAATAAGGTTCTTAGGAAATTCTCAGGATTGGGAGCAAAATCCTTACcaaataccaaaatatcatctCATAATTCAATCACTCCTTTGATTTCTTCCAGGGTTTCCTTTATATCTTCCTTGAAGGCTGATGTTGCACTAGCGATGCCAAAAGGGAACCACTTGTTCTGGTGGATCCTTTCAGGTGCTACAAAAGCAGATGAATGGCTACTTTCTCCCACCAGTACTACTTCATGATATGCACACACAAGGTCTATGGTGAAAGCTTCTTGGCAGCATAGAAAACATGTCATGCGTTTATGGGATGAGTATGTGAACTATCAATATGGCATTAGTTAAACTCCTAAGATCAATACACCAAGGTACACACAGTGACATTTTGATTATTAGCTTGACCCGGGGGAAGATTTGATTGGCTCAGTCATTTGATTGGCTCAGTCATTTAGTATTTTGTTTCAACTTTGTTACTCCAGGTTTGCATCTCCGCTAGTGGCCTAGTGTTTTCATTCTTTGTACTGTACAAAAGAATCCCTTTGCATTCATGCAACATACTTTTTAGTAAGAGCAATTACTACTAATTGCTGGCATATTGAATAGACGTAACAGAGGTGACTTGTCTCATACCCATCAATCCTCCCATCAGCCCAAATACCTAGGTTAATTGAAGATATGACATCAGAAAGAGCTAAAACACTCAACAGATAAAACATAAATGTGAGCCTACGATAACACCTGGGCACTAAAGCAGGGTCTTGACTTTGTGAGAAACAAATTTGTGAAATAACTAAGACACAGTGTTATAGTTTCTCAATGTAAACACAATGTAAACACAGGATTCACATTAAATATGGGGATCTTCAGCCACAAACTATGTTTGTATTGATATAATGTCATATCTATTAAAGTTCAGAGACGAGGCTTTGCCTCAACGTGTAACTCTTCCTTGAAAAAGGCATTCATTTGGAGCAAGTTATTTGATTCTCCATACAGtttacacatttcacacatacaaaattgTCTAAGCACATTTCTTGTATTGGAGGAGGGCAGCCTATACTAGACATCCGAGACACACCTTTGTATTATGCTTTGGAGGTGTGTTTGTGGAGCTAGACTCCCTGCTTTTACACCTGCACAGGGATAGAGTATCAGGTTACTTTTTAGTAAATAAGGCTTTGTGTTGCTTTTTCACTCTCGCTCAATATAATACAGCACTTTTTGTTGTGTTCCACTTTATTAGAGGCAGATCTGTGATCTTTTGAGCCATTTACTGCACTGATTCATATgtagagggcaggaatgcatcatatttactaaaataatgtgtattccctgtctctctctctctccgcctgGCATGCACATTCCACCCAAGCGCAGCTGCAGGAACcattgcgtcatggtgcaagggtgccagcaatGCAGGCCAGATTGTTTTTGGGTAGGGACACATTCTTACACAAAAATcctagaggtgttttcctctttctaagtatgctgCAGGTTTTGTGGATTAGAGAATAGCAACAGTGTACATGAGTAATTGTCATAGTTCATAGTTTACCCCTGCATCCTTTGACCGGCTCTGCTTCTTCTCAGCAGGTTCGTCAGAGCTCCCTTGACCTCCTTGTTCCTCAGACTGTAGATGAGAGGGTTAAGTGCTGGCGTCAGTACACCGTAGAACACAGACGCAACCTTTTCTTTCTCTATCGAAATCATTGATCTCGGTCTCATGTACATCACAATGAGTGTCCCATAGAACATGGTCACCACCGTCAGGTGAGAGCTGCAGGTGGAGAACGCCTTGTGCCTCTCAGATGCAGGCAGTCTGAGGATAGTTGAGATGATATGATGATAAGTGAATACGATCAAGGACACCGGAGCCACTAGAACAATCACACAGATCCCAGCAATCGCAGCCTCGATGAAGTGGATATCCATGCACGCTAAGCGTAATAATGCTACTAGTTCACATACAACATGGTTAATCTTGATGCGCCCACAGAATGGTACAGTCATTGTGAAAGACACCTGCACCAGTGAGAGAGTGAACCCACTAATCCAGGAAGCGGTGGCAAGCTTCATGCAGATGGACTTGTTCATGAGGCGTGGGTAGTTCAGGGGGTTACAGATGGCAACATAGCGATCCCAAGCCATCACTGCTAGAAGGAAGCATTGGGTGACTCCAAAGGACAGACCCATAAACATTTGGGCTACACATTCATGATATGTAATAGTGTTCTTTCTAGAGAGAAAACCTTTCAGACATGTAGGTATGTTTGTGGTGGAATAACAAAGATCCAAAAGGGACAGGTTGCAAATGAAAAAGTACATAGGAGAGTGAAGCCGAGACTCTGCAAGGATAACCATAATAATGAGGCCATTTGCAAGGAGGGTGACAAGGAAAGAGATAAAGAAGAGTGCAAACAGCAAAACATTAATCATCTGTGTAACACAAAATCCCAAAAGAATGAACTCAGACACCAGGCTCTGGTTTCTTCTCTCCATCCTGGTCTTCCTAAGTAATCTGAGACGAGAACACGGATGTACTGTGTAACTCAAGACCCCAAAATAATGAACTCTGACACCAGGTTCTAGTTTCCTCTCTCCATCCTAATCTTTCCTGGTAATCTGGAAATAAAGCACAGTGCATGATGGTTTCTTAAGGTTCATGAAGGTTTATAGTTTAACATTCAGGGAAATAGATGACTGATTGTACAGTAAATCTCAAATTGAAATGGTGGAAAGAGATACTGGCTTCTTATCAGGAATAGGAGAGAGGTAAGGGGACAGGAAAGACCTGATGTGTGCAGTGGGTATGGTCAATTTCTTGGGAACAGTATGGGAGGGGCTTTTAGATGAACAGCTTTTATGGAAAGGCACATTACTGCTGATGGAGAGGGAGAGTTATTGGGGGCAGTTAGGAAGGGTTGTCAGGCACCAGAGGCTGACTTGAATACATATTTCCAGGTAACAGAAGGGTTGAAAGAATGAAGCTAATGATGGACTGGGGGACTGTACAATAAGGAGGCAGCACACAGTTTGTCACATAACTTGGGAGGGTTGATTGTTTGTGATGGGATGGGACGGATCATGGGCTCTTTGCCATAGCTAGGGTAGTGGAGTAGGGCTATAGATGTGACGGGAAAAGCAGTAATTATACCCTGGGAACCACAGGCAGAGATGACACAAGAAGGGTTGCCTTGAAATTCAAATTTTCTTGCACTCATCTCTCGCTCACTTCTTTCATTTGGATTCTTGACACTATAGTTCCAaatctattatttatttatttcagagtGTTCAGTAGCTCTCCTTCACTCAGGATTACATGGGCActgtacacacaaagcaatacatCACATGTAACAATAGGCAAAATATTCACAGCAATCAAAGAGATGGCACAGCTGAAAGAAAGTGAGTTCTTGCAGAAGTAATGAGTCTGCAGCATTCCATCTATTGGGAACCAAGTACCCCGTTGTAGGATTTGGACCTTGGGGTAGTGAAGCAGAGTAGTCAATGGCCTACTCATGTCTCACAGTCCTTAAGCAGACAGCACCAATAAATCACTGTTCAGTCAATGCTTTTACTAATAAAAAGAAACAACATAccttattatgcacacactacactATAAGGCTACAAGCCAGAGTTCCAAGAACCCGAAAGAATCCAAACATCCTCCCCAAACATCCTCCCCAAGGTCATAAATTACCCTACATGGGAGACTTACAGTTATGTTTATCCCAAAGCTGGACCTGAGGCTTCTATGCGGCTGCTGCACTACTGACTGCCCACACACACAGTGGCAATTCTCCTGGTGTTGTCGTTGCCCTCTTCACTGCACCGTCAGGTTGATATGGACATTTGTTATTGCCCTTGCCTGGGTTTATGATGCCCTACCTGAGCTGATCATTTCCCGGGGTGGCTCCTTCATATGGCTTCCACACAGAACACatttttttgtatctttttccctttttttattggATGCCCAACCCCAAACAACAACACTGTCCCCCGGCCACTGCCAGCCTTGTACTTGACTCAGGGCAGGAGTTGGCTTCCTTTCACATCATCTCCTGCTCACAGATAACAGTTACAATAACTATCTTGCTCTAATGTGGGTGAGCACTAAGCACATTGTCACCCAGAGGACTCCCAATGTCATGGCCACACCTTTTTGTCTCAGGGCTTTCTGGCCCTGGGGAGAAATGCTTCCAAGGCACTGGCCCACCCTAGGAGCCTTTTGATTTTAGAGAGCAATGGCGCTCCATGATTTTTTTCTGCCTTCTTACCACTATGTTGGTCCCTCGGAAAATGTGGAAGGGGAAGGAGGATCTGTATGTGTGCCTCCACAAAGCAATTTTCTCTCCAATAACTTGGTCCTCCTTGGGGAGTTTTTAAAGCATAAAGAGTAAGATGGTACACGCCCTATTCTggctgaggcccctgggggccaaatATGTTTATTCTACTTCTATAGCCCCTTTGGTCAGGATTTATTCATATTTGGCTGTTTTGTACTTCTGATACATGGCAGCATGTAGGCACCAAGATGGTCCGTTTTGCCCCCTGGAATCTAAAATGTTTGTTTGCTTCTTGAAGatatttttcttctttgctttcaccTCCTTCGAGGAAGAGCTCAGGATCTGCCCTTTTGCTTCTGTGTAACGACCAGTTCTCTTCGCAGCACCAGTTAATGGTTTCAGGCTGGGCCTGCCAGAGGCAGCCAACCCTGAGCCTCTTACTCCAGATGTACAAGAGcagacctttttaaaaaaaatatgggcaCCTGCAGGTAGTACTTCTAATAATTTCAACTGACCttacagtgagtgagacacacTCTTGGCAGAAGTCCAAAGATCAAAATGTAAAAAGTGTAGGAGGATTAACTGGGTTGGAAGCTATTTTTCTATGACAAATCCAGTTAGTATCAGGCAGGGAGAATTGTTACTAAACCAAAAACACTAAGCTTCATCTCAATATGATGGAAAAAAGAGCACAAAGTGTACCTTGTATAGTATTAGTATTCAGAACAACCATTCATGAGAAATATATAATCTCAAAATATGCATTTTAACTAGGTGTTAAATAACATAAGGCTGATACTTAGTAATGACATATTCAATGCTGTGCTCCAGAAGGTGATGACCATACCTGAGAGTGAATGAGGTTGATCATGTTATGTTCTGAATCTAGGGCATTACAAGGGCAGTGTATTCTTATTGTGCAGAACTATTTTATGACCAGAAATTCTGAGTACGTAAGTGATGTTGAATGTATCGCTAAAAAGCAGTGCTTTGTACTTGAGACATCCAAACCATGCTTTAATGAAATTTTTATTATGCTGTTGAAATGATTGAACTTCATGTTTTGTCTCGAAATTATGcacttatattttttatttatataatttattAAGCACACTGTCACCAGACTGTTATCCTGGCACTGATATCTTTTATTGTCCGAAGAATGAAGATGACAGGATTGGTATACAGATGTGGTATACTTATTTAGGGAAAAGTTGGATTTTTAAGCGTTTCCTGAAGTCCATAAATGATCTGAGAGTGGGCTTGCAACCTGTTTCACATGTGGGCAGCCTTGACAGAAAAGGCTCGCCAACCTTGTCGTACCTTATGGAATTTATTCACCTGGATGAGATTAGCAGTATCCAAATGTAGGCGTCTTCAGAGGTTCTTCTAGCTCTGCCTAATGTCAATTTAGCTGCAGCTATCTGGACTCTGTAATCTATTAACCAGATAGTCAGGAGCAGtacagtagtccagtctgcagGCAACAGAGGAAACAGTTTTCTGAGGCTGCGGAGCAATGAAAAGCAGACACCAGCCACTTTATTAACATGCTTCACCAAGGACAGTTTATTGTCAAAGGTGACTTTGAGATTCCATACTGCCTCAGATGGACACAACTCCATCTCTGTTGGTAGAGGTCAGAAATGGGGGGGTAGTGACTTGGGGATTTTACTTACTGAGTAGCAAAGAAATTCAGTTTTGTCCTTGTTTAACTTAAGAGAATTTACACTCAACTATTTTACAATGTCTACTGAACAGGCCTGGAAGGTCTCTACCACATCCTACTGACTGTTATGAAGTGACAGGATCAACTGGGTGtcttttacataattaattaagCTAATTACATGCATTGTTTAAAAGAGATTAAAGGCCTCATATAGACGTTAAACAACACCAGACTAAGGATCTCATTAAGCGTTGGCGGCTGGCAAATTActaccatgttggtggtcatatagACCACCGTCTTgcgagttacacagccaggaccgACAAATGACAGACAATATCCCgactccaccaggactctggagggcaggaaagagttgATCCAATCACTGGCACCACCAGCCCGACAACCAACCGCCGAACCAATTACAAGTTGAAAATAGCCATGGCGATCTTGTcatggtggtcttccaatggcAGTGCGAACCGTGGTGGTCTGCGGACCTCCCAGTAATATACCACGTCACATTGGATAGATTTAaagacaacacagctgacatacagtCACATACTCGACATACTTATCAACTACACTATAAAACGTGCCCTTCCACAcactacaatcctttgcatctcccacgccaaacacagaagacagagcaaAATCTGAGCGAGCCAAGCCAAGCGAGACTAGGCACCCTGCCATCTCACAAAAAGCCCATATTAAACAtcctcacaacacccccaacacgcaTATCTGCACTCATCACACTGTTTACCCTGTATCACAACCTCATCACTCAGCACCTACAAATGATTTCCCTCATCACTTCTTTACCATCACTATGTCACAACAAAAGCATCcctatttcacagatgatgagttaagagtcatggtagatgaaatcattggagtagagccacatatatttggagcccaagtccagcagaccaccatcgaTAGGGAAATGGAAATGAGCCAGATAGTTGATTGattaaattctgtaggcagctacctgcGGATaaaggatgacattaggaagaagtggaacgactcaTGGAGAAGGTTCGTTCCAAGGTTGCCacgcaccagctggcggtccacaagtctggtggtggtcccccacctcctcggccacagttcacatcatgggaggaaaaggtcttggcctatctgcatccggagggcttgaCAGGTATACCTGTGGGAgttgagtcgggtaagtcacacaaaaaaaattgcataCCAAAACGTATTGAcatacatgctcactgatcacctttcctcaCCTATAATGTCACACtactcaactgtccagtgtctaccTGTCCATAAACCCTTTTCTGTCCTCCTTATGCCAATCACACCCACCTGGGgtaacaacatctctgtatagtgggtgtactACAGAGATTGACTACACAACAATCCCTGGGAGGCACTGTTCCACTATCACTAAATAAGGAACAGTGTAGCCCTATCCAAATTTTACTGTTCGTCAACTCCATATTGGAGGGTACCCACCTGAGGGGATTCAAACTGTGCAGTGTGTGGCTAGGACAGGCCAAGACAGCAATGCAAAGCCCAGCAGGCACTGGTACTGTCATTCTACTCAGCCAATACTAtgttctctgctactaggaccatACATCCACAattcagcctttgccatgtactcaacCATGGGGATATTAACTGGATAGGGTGTGGCTTGACAGACCAAAACTacaatgccaaggtcagcaggcactagtaatgtcactccactccgCCAATACTCTGTTCTCCGCTACTAGGACCATCACCCTCtgctcagcctttgccatgtactcacccatGGGACTATTTAGTAGATAGGATGTGACCTAGACAGGCCAAGGtagcaatgccaaggtcagcagtcactggtaatgtcactccaccCAGCCATTATCACCTGAGATGATGACTTATGTATGCTTTATCTAGAACGTGGTGTAACATAACTGTAAATCCTAGGAGAATCAGTGCCTCTAACCCCAATAACCTGTACCTGtcctacctgggagggaccaacacACAGACCATGGTATACTCTGATATGCCTAATCAACTACATCCACCTTGACTAGATAAGGCAAGATGTCAATAATGTAGGCAGGAAGGATAGCCCAACCTACGTGCCCAATGAATGAAGGACAACTCAAATGTACCAAGATTCATCATCTAAATATTTGTGGCAGGACACATTCACAGTTCACTGACCACATGAGGACAACTAACATATACAATAACGAGGACCATATCTGCCCGCAAAATAGTCCAGTAGGTCTTGGgatgacctaagccacatcatgcACATCCACTGTTTTAACTGCACTGCTGGAAAGGTAGGACTTCATGAACAGAGATCCAAGTGCAAAGATACTCCGACTTCCTGTGGCAAAGTGACTTGAAATGGAATTGACTGTTccccaaatgtcaggtctataCAGTTGATAACAGATGTAAATCTCACACAAGGGAAAAATGAAAAGCCAATATGTacatggccttagtcaaatgtcactgtaaactgttgttggtacatgtcacaatacaaactGAAATGTACTGCCTCTCACTGCAACAGGTCTAACTGCTACTAGGTACACAGACACCTATCAAGACACTGATTCTTCCCCAATGGATCAAGTCCTCAGTGAGGTGACCACTCCTGGACGTGTGGACATTGAAGACGGCTCAGgtccatctggggaacctggtcagatgacacctgtcagcctcaccctgatcacatcaactcctcccagccctgttgcatcaacatctaaGGCAACTAGTCACCTCCAAACATGGGCCCAGAGGACTGATTCAACATACTTGTGCCCCCA includes these proteins:
- the LOC138296938 gene encoding olfactory receptor 13C4-like yields the protein MERRNQSLVSEFILLGFCVTQMINVLLFALFFISFLVTLLANGLIIMVILAESRLHSPMYFFICNLSLLDLCYSTTNIPTCLKGFLSRKNTITYHECVAQMFMGLSFGVTQCFLLAVMAWDRYVAICNPLNYPRLMNKSICMKLATASWISGFTLSLVQVSFTMTVPFCGRIKINHVVCELVALLRLACMDIHFIEAAIAGICVIVLVAPVSLIVFTYHHIISTILRLPASERHKAFSTCSSHLTVVTMFYGTLIVMYMRPRSMISIEKEKVASVFYGVLTPALNPLIYSLRNKEVKGALTNLLRRSRAGQRMQG